In a single window of the Bos taurus isolate L1 Dominette 01449 registration number 42190680 breed Hereford chromosome 23, ARS-UCD2.0, whole genome shotgun sequence genome:
- the LOC107131731 gene encoding interferon-induced transmembrane protein 3-like, whose protein sequence is MNCTSQPLFTGAHGVVPPAYEVLKEEHEVAVLGVPQSQAPVTTTVINICSETSVPNHIVWFLFNTIFMNWCCLGFVAFAYSVESRDRKMVGDITGAQRYTSTAKCLNICALVLGLLLIIVLIIMSIGSLMIVQAVLELIQNYGGH, encoded by the coding sequence ATGAACTGCACATCCCAGCCCTTATTCACTGGGGCACACGGTGTGGTGCCCCCAGCCTATGAGGTGCTCAAGGAGGAGCATGAGGTGGCCGTGCTGGGGGTTCCCCAGAGCCAGGCCCCCGTGACGACCACGGTGATCAACATCTGCAGCGAGACCTCTGTGCCCAACCACATTGTCTGGTTCCTGTTCAACACCATCTTCATGAACTGGTGCTGCCTGGGCTTCGTGGCATTCGCCTACTCTGTGGAGTCTAGGGACCGGAAGATGGTTGGTGACATCACTGGGGCCCAGAGGTACACCTCCACCGCCAAGTGCCTGAACATCTGTGCCCTGGTCCTGGGCCTCCTTCTGATTATCGTCCTCATCATCATGTCCATCGGCTCCCTGATGATTGTTCAAGCAGTTTTGGAGCTCATACAGAACTATGGAGGCCACTAG